In one Polynucleobacter sp. JS-JIR-5-A7 genomic region, the following are encoded:
- the soxA gene encoding sulfur oxidation c-type cytochrome SoxA yields MKQWQLLFIGCLIFSAPIVLAATDAGKQKLQSSYELMSAENKAMQDDPSLNPAMFWVGDGETLWNKPSAQNNKSCASCHGNVQKSMRGVVTAFPKMIKGRLQTLEGQINQCRVGAQGAPALPYDSKELLSLTAVIANQSKGMPIAIKETPENKAAMQKGRQSFYERMGQLNLSCAQCHEERAGLKLGGSFIPQGHPNAYPIYRLEWQTLGSLQRRLRNCMSGVRAQQYEYGSPEMAQLELFLMWRARGLPMESPGVRP; encoded by the coding sequence ATGAAGCAGTGGCAGCTTCTATTCATTGGCTGTTTAATCTTTAGTGCACCGATTGTTTTGGCAGCAACGGATGCTGGAAAGCAAAAACTACAGTCAAGCTATGAGCTCATGTCTGCTGAAAATAAGGCTATGCAGGATGATCCCAGTCTAAACCCAGCGATGTTTTGGGTGGGTGATGGCGAAACTCTGTGGAATAAACCTTCTGCTCAAAACAACAAATCTTGTGCTAGTTGTCATGGGAATGTTCAGAAGTCAATGCGTGGCGTTGTAACAGCATTCCCGAAAATGATCAAAGGACGGTTGCAGACGCTCGAGGGTCAAATCAATCAATGTAGAGTTGGTGCGCAGGGTGCTCCAGCACTTCCCTATGACAGTAAGGAGCTTCTATCGCTAACAGCCGTGATTGCAAATCAATCCAAAGGAATGCCAATTGCGATTAAAGAAACACCTGAAAATAAAGCAGCCATGCAAAAAGGGCGCCAATCTTTTTACGAGAGAATGGGTCAGTTAAATTTGTCCTGCGCCCAATGTCATGAAGAGAGAGCTGGCTTGAAATTGGGCGGTAGTTTTATTCCCCAAGGTCATCCGAACGCTTATCCCATCTATCGCCTGGAGTGGCAAACCTTGGGTTCACTTCAGCGTCGCTTACGAAACTGCATGAGCGGTGTGAGGGCGCAGCAATACGAATATGGCTCGCCAGAAATGGCTCAACTTGAATTATTTCTGATGTGGCGCGCGCGCGGTCTCCCTATGGAGTCCCCAGGGGTTAGACCTTAA
- the purU gene encoding formyltetrahydrofolate deformylase: MTIENYYLTLTCPNKPGIVAAVSTYIFQTGGDIEEAQQFDDKASKRFFMRVSFSCPTDGNTLRFGFSEIAKRFELTWNLRAVKDLKRVLIMASKLDHCLVDLLYRWRIGELPMIICGIVSNHPQEVYASIDFADIPFYHLPVTPETKPAQEAKLLQIMADSKVDMVILARYMQILSDDLSTKLSGRCINVHHSFLPSFKGAKPYHQAHARGIKLIGATSHFVTSDLDEGPIIEQDVTRVTHGDTPDDLVRKGRDLERTVLSRALRYYLHDRVLINGTTSVVFSD, translated from the coding sequence ATGACTATAGAAAACTATTACCTCACCCTTACCTGTCCTAATAAACCTGGCATCGTAGCTGCAGTTTCAACTTATATATTTCAGACAGGCGGTGATATTGAGGAAGCCCAGCAATTTGACGATAAGGCTTCCAAACGATTTTTCATGCGCGTGAGCTTTAGCTGCCCGACTGATGGCAATACCTTGCGCTTTGGTTTTTCGGAGATTGCAAAACGTTTTGAGCTCACCTGGAATCTGCGCGCGGTGAAAGACTTGAAGCGGGTATTGATCATGGCCTCTAAATTGGATCACTGCCTAGTTGATCTGCTGTATCGCTGGCGGATTGGTGAATTACCAATGATCATCTGCGGCATTGTCTCTAATCATCCTCAAGAGGTTTATGCCAGCATTGATTTTGCAGACATTCCTTTTTATCACTTGCCAGTAACGCCAGAAACTAAGCCAGCGCAAGAAGCCAAGCTTTTACAAATCATGGCTGACTCTAAAGTAGATATGGTCATTTTGGCGCGCTATATGCAAATCTTGTCGGATGACTTGTCTACCAAATTATCAGGGCGTTGCATTAACGTACACCACTCTTTCCTGCCTAGCTTTAAAGGTGCTAAGCCCTATCATCAAGCCCATGCCCGCGGTATTAAGTTAATTGGGGCGACCTCACATTTTGTTACGAGCGATTTAGATGAGGGTCCTATTATTGAACAAGACGTGACTCGCGTTACTCATGGCGATACGCCAGATGATTTAGTACGCAAAGGACGTGATTTAGAGCGCACAGTTCTCTCACGCGCTCTGCGCTATTACTTGCACGATCGGGTTTTAATTAACGGCACTACTTCTGTCGTTTTCTCTGACTAA
- a CDS encoding surface-adhesin E family protein, whose translation MKKILLASITASTLLCAHSNANAAWKELGANELMVVYVDLETVQTQGEKTQILSMLDFKKPGVNPNNKQPVSSIIGLNEYDCPTVSYRPIAFKEFSGSKGTGKVVSDNNTPDSKFEPVLSETWTAGVFNSVCKAK comes from the coding sequence ATGAAAAAAATTCTACTTGCTAGCATCACCGCTTCAACCCTCCTATGTGCTCATAGCAATGCCAATGCTGCTTGGAAAGAATTGGGTGCAAATGAATTAATGGTGGTGTATGTAGATCTGGAAACTGTTCAGACTCAGGGTGAAAAAACACAAATCCTGTCGATGTTAGATTTCAAGAAGCCTGGCGTTAATCCAAACAATAAGCAACCCGTCAGTTCCATCATTGGTCTGAATGAATATGACTGTCCTACGGTGAGTTATCGCCCAATCGCTTTTAAAGAATTTTCTGGTAGCAAAGGGACGGGTAAAGTGGTATCCGATAACAATACGCCCGATAGCAAGTTTGAGCCCGTATTAAGTGAAACTTGGACGGCAGGCGTATTTAATTCTGTGTGCAAGGCAAAGTAA
- a CDS encoding penicillin acylase family protein — protein MKPIGNSTGPRRFLRPILWTLGTVLLIVLAITLSYLYLAQSNPSGKRVIKSLGDGVVITFDEADIPHIKANSQSDALFALGYLHATERSWQMEMNRRIASGRLSEILGSETVSIDRFIRTLGVKHAAEQQFDKYPVTAKRLLQAYADGVNAGNTQLGWVLPVEYYLTGSKPGHWSPTDSVAWMLMMAYDLGGNWHKELQRLELSQFLTTKQIWEVMPPFEVGEPVTNMDFAKIYQDLKVFNPKAGPINSRSKNLPATELSHVDLMGGKDGVGSNNWALSGKLTASGKPLLANDPHLGLSAPAIWYFAHLDAPGLNVLGATLPGIPAVVLGRTDKFAWSFTNTNPDVQDLYIEQIDEKNPGMYRGPDGLLPFKVRQEIIDIKGAPPLHFIVKETRHGPVISDSYARAKRAIDTSRYALALRWTALDIENQSVAGLLEINRAKDIDAFKQALRKNYAPMQNVVMADSDGNIAYQAAGIAPKRLLHQGLYGVAPAPGWEKQHDWNGYVPFEQLPASNNPEQGWIATANQRIIAANDPNPLTADWDLSARYDRIVDLIKARNLHDADYMKTMQTDTVSLGATPLLELFKSSAPTHPLAAQALEISKDFHGDMRVDSAAALIFNAWADQLTRNLFSRLSYLFSENYGERNYRGALISQVQNPNSPWCDNLKTDVIETCLESSNDAFNKALDYLSNQYGNDLKKWSWGKAHIAISEHRPLSKIPVLGKLFNIETPFPGDSNSINVGRLELLRSNNPYQTLQAPSLRAIYDFSDLEKSLFIYQAGQSGWVQSKLYRNMNPLWAKNEYLPLQMKPETSKRTLELNNK, from the coding sequence ATGAAGCCCATTGGTAATTCAACCGGACCACGTCGATTCTTGCGCCCTATTCTGTGGACGCTTGGAACCGTCCTACTGATCGTTTTAGCCATCACGCTCAGTTACCTTTATCTCGCACAATCGAATCCATCGGGTAAACGTGTCATTAAGAGTCTTGGGGATGGCGTGGTGATCACTTTTGATGAGGCGGATATTCCTCATATCAAAGCCAATAGTCAATCCGATGCGCTATTTGCTCTAGGATATTTACATGCTACCGAGCGGTCGTGGCAAATGGAAATGAATCGTCGCATCGCCAGTGGGCGCCTCTCTGAAATCTTAGGTAGCGAAACTGTCAGCATTGATCGATTCATTCGCACACTTGGAGTCAAGCACGCTGCTGAACAGCAATTCGATAAATACCCAGTCACCGCAAAGCGCTTACTGCAAGCCTATGCTGATGGTGTCAATGCTGGCAATACACAACTTGGCTGGGTACTGCCAGTGGAGTACTACTTAACTGGTTCTAAGCCAGGTCACTGGTCTCCGACCGATAGTGTCGCCTGGATGCTGATGATGGCCTACGATCTTGGAGGCAACTGGCATAAAGAATTACAAAGGCTCGAGCTATCTCAATTTTTGACGACTAAACAGATTTGGGAGGTCATGCCACCATTTGAAGTTGGTGAGCCTGTGACCAATATGGATTTTGCCAAGATCTATCAGGACCTTAAGGTCTTTAACCCCAAGGCTGGACCCATCAACAGTAGATCTAAAAATCTTCCAGCAACAGAGTTAAGTCATGTTGACCTAATGGGAGGGAAAGATGGTGTTGGCTCAAACAACTGGGCTCTTAGCGGCAAACTCACTGCCAGTGGCAAACCATTATTAGCAAATGACCCCCATTTAGGCTTATCAGCACCTGCCATTTGGTACTTTGCCCATTTAGACGCCCCCGGCTTAAATGTCCTGGGCGCAACCCTGCCTGGAATTCCGGCGGTAGTTTTAGGGAGGACCGATAAATTTGCTTGGAGTTTTACAAACACTAATCCCGACGTACAAGATTTGTATATTGAGCAGATCGATGAAAAAAATCCTGGCATGTATCGCGGACCTGATGGCTTGCTACCATTTAAAGTTCGTCAAGAGATTATTGATATCAAAGGTGCGCCACCCCTCCATTTCATTGTGAAAGAGACCCGTCATGGTCCAGTGATTTCTGATTCATATGCACGGGCTAAACGCGCCATTGATACCAGTCGCTATGCCCTGGCATTACGTTGGACTGCTCTCGACATTGAAAATCAATCGGTCGCTGGTTTATTGGAAATAAATCGCGCTAAAGATATAGATGCTTTTAAGCAAGCACTACGTAAAAATTATGCGCCCATGCAAAACGTAGTGATGGCGGATAGCGATGGCAATATTGCCTACCAAGCGGCTGGCATTGCTCCAAAGCGCCTATTACATCAAGGTCTATATGGCGTTGCTCCAGCCCCGGGATGGGAAAAACAGCATGACTGGAATGGCTACGTACCTTTTGAACAGTTACCCGCCAGCAATAATCCAGAACAAGGTTGGATAGCGACAGCCAATCAACGGATCATTGCCGCCAATGATCCAAACCCCTTAACAGCTGATTGGGATTTATCGGCACGTTATGACCGCATTGTAGATTTAATTAAAGCACGCAATTTGCATGATGCTGATTACATGAAAACAATGCAGACGGATACTGTTTCTTTGGGTGCCACACCACTCTTAGAGCTATTTAAATCTAGCGCGCCAACTCATCCATTGGCAGCACAAGCATTGGAGATCTCAAAAGACTTTCATGGTGACATGCGAGTAGATAGTGCTGCCGCACTCATATTCAATGCCTGGGCTGATCAATTAACACGCAATCTCTTTTCTCGATTGAGCTATTTATTCTCTGAAAATTATGGTGAGCGCAATTATCGAGGCGCCTTAATTTCCCAAGTTCAGAACCCCAATAGCCCATGGTGTGACAATCTAAAAACAGACGTGATCGAAACCTGCCTTGAGTCTTCCAATGACGCCTTTAACAAAGCACTTGACTATCTCAGCAATCAATATGGCAATGATCTCAAAAAATGGTCATGGGGCAAAGCGCATATTGCTATCTCAGAGCATCGACCCTTGAGCAAAATTCCCGTTCTTGGTAAGTTATTTAATATAGAAACACCATTTCCAGGGGACAGTAATTCAATTAACGTCGGCAGATTAGAATTATTACGCTCAAACAATCCCTATCAAACCTTGCAAGCTCCAAGCCTGCGAGCCATTTACGACTTTTCTGATCTTGAAAAATCGCTATTTATCTATCAGGCAGGCCAATCTGGATGGGTCCAGAGCAAGCTGTATCGCAATATGAACCCGCTGTGGGCTAAGAATGAATACCTCCCTTTGCAAATGAAACCTGAAACCAGTAAACGTACGCTGGAGCTCAACAATAAGTGA
- a CDS encoding biopolymer transporter ExbD gives MSFHMSDDQNEDAIMAEINMTPMVDVMLVLLIIFIITLPVIQQAVKVELPKANSVRNEIKPESVQLSIDAKGQIFWNSTPIDLKTFDGYAEKAAQKNPQPEINLRADKSVKYEYVAQVLAASRRAGLTKLGFVTEPD, from the coding sequence ATGTCTTTCCATATGTCAGACGATCAGAACGAAGACGCCATCATGGCGGAAATCAACATGACGCCGATGGTAGACGTCATGTTGGTGTTACTGATTATTTTTATCATCACCCTGCCCGTGATTCAGCAAGCAGTCAAAGTTGAATTACCCAAAGCCAATAGTGTTCGCAATGAAATCAAACCTGAGTCCGTTCAGCTCAGCATTGATGCCAAGGGTCAAATCTTCTGGAATAGCACACCGATTGATTTAAAGACATTTGATGGCTATGCCGAGAAGGCAGCACAGAAAAATCCCCAACCAGAGATTAATTTGCGGGCTGATAAATCCGTGAAATATGAATATGTTGCTCAAGTCCTGGCGGCTTCGCGTCGCGCTGGCCTGACTAAGCTAGGATTTGTGACTGAGCCTGATTAA
- a CDS encoding MotA/TolQ/ExbB proton channel family protein, whose protein sequence is MNTPFGIANLWLEGDAITRFVAIVLLTCSIVTWVILLTRFWELRNLRKLRPELDQFWHASSYEQGLQSFSNPSMNPYYQIAKSATDASIHHQSQSSDRRELLQTLNYSEWMARSIKNGIDNIAASLQKGLTFLGSTGAVAPFIGLFGTVWGIYHALISISSSGSAQIDQVAGPIGEALIMTALGLAVAIPAVLGFNAINRANKLLVAELNRFGNDLLAYFVTGARVKSGE, encoded by the coding sequence ATGAATACACCATTTGGAATTGCAAATCTATGGCTTGAGGGCGATGCCATCACTCGCTTTGTGGCGATTGTGTTGCTCACTTGCTCAATCGTGACTTGGGTGATCTTGCTCACCCGCTTTTGGGAACTGCGCAACCTGCGCAAATTGAGACCTGAGCTTGATCAGTTCTGGCATGCAAGCTCCTATGAACAAGGACTGCAATCCTTTAGCAATCCGAGCATGAACCCTTACTATCAGATTGCTAAATCAGCTACTGATGCTTCCATTCACCATCAGAGTCAATCGAGTGATCGCCGTGAGCTTTTGCAAACTTTGAATTATTCAGAGTGGATGGCTAGAAGCATTAAGAATGGCATTGATAATATAGCTGCCAGTCTTCAGAAAGGTCTCACTTTTTTAGGATCAACTGGAGCAGTTGCCCCTTTTATTGGTTTATTCGGTACCGTCTGGGGCATCTATCATGCACTGATCTCCATTAGCAGCTCAGGGAGCGCGCAAATCGATCAAGTAGCAGGACCAATCGGGGAAGCCTTGATCATGACTGCCTTAGGCCTTGCAGTGGCTATCCCTGCGGTACTCGGATTTAACGCGATTAATCGCGCTAATAAATTACTGGTTGCAGAGCTCAATCGCTTTGGTAATGACTTGCTTGCCTATTTTGTGACTGGTGCACGTGTGAAGTCTGGAGAATAA
- a CDS encoding energy transducer TonB produces the protein MSTFLEKIDARLPFTKTERIIIGIVLLLHALPALEFLHFSSRPPKMDDARVMANLVSPDTAANKSQQAPATPPPKPKEEPKKKTVEDKSSQKPTPPQTQNTSQQTQQQTKSEAQMQNAAVAPSTTGGASGTPIQTDIGKLVVVYQPDADAYYPSFSKRSGEQGTVVVRLIISEAGEVEDVAILQSSAFPRLDRAATDIGRRYRFKPFLVNGSPQRISTNLLIKFNLKN, from the coding sequence ATGAGCACTTTTTTGGAGAAGATCGATGCACGTCTTCCGTTTACAAAAACGGAACGCATCATTATTGGCATCGTGCTGCTATTGCATGCCCTGCCGGCTTTAGAGTTTTTACATTTTTCATCACGTCCGCCCAAAATGGATGATGCACGGGTCATGGCTAATTTAGTCAGCCCTGATACCGCTGCCAATAAAAGTCAGCAAGCTCCTGCTACACCGCCACCCAAACCCAAGGAAGAGCCTAAGAAAAAAACTGTGGAGGATAAATCATCACAAAAACCAACGCCTCCACAGACTCAGAACACTAGCCAACAAACTCAGCAGCAAACCAAGAGTGAAGCCCAGATGCAAAATGCGGCTGTTGCCCCTTCTACGACAGGGGGTGCTAGCGGCACGCCCATACAGACGGACATTGGTAAACTGGTCGTTGTATATCAACCTGATGCTGATGCTTATTACCCTTCGTTCTCCAAACGATCTGGTGAACAAGGTACCGTAGTTGTCCGATTAATTATTTCTGAGGCGGGAGAAGTAGAAGATGTTGCTATATTGCAATCAAGCGCTTTTCCCAGACTGGACCGTGCGGCAACCGATATTGGCAGACGTTACCGGTTTAAACCTTTTTTAGTCAATGGCTCACCCCAAAGAATTTCTACTAATCTTTTAATTAAATTTAATCTCAAGAATTAA
- the murI gene encoding glutamate racemase, which yields MSLIGVFDSGVGGLSILDEALRQLPQHDYIYLADSANAPYGEKSSEWISARSLSLCKYLADAGCDAIVVACNTATAEAIKHIRAEVLVPVIGVEPGIKPAAMQSGNGIVGVLATEATLKSDKFNALLATLPNHCRFIKQAGAGLVPLIEAGKADSEETLELLAKHLEPIQDAGSDTLVLGCTHYPFLRNAIRKLLGDTITLIDTSEAVVRQLKRQLEQIDSASKLTKGASLRDHGAVHFVSSKDELTLLKMAQDLMQSDLDSHDVSSSLLGSIQ from the coding sequence TTGTCGCTTATAGGCGTTTTTGATTCTGGCGTGGGTGGCTTATCCATTTTGGATGAAGCCCTACGTCAGCTTCCGCAACATGACTATATTTATTTAGCAGATTCTGCAAACGCACCATATGGTGAAAAATCTAGTGAATGGATTTCTGCGCGTAGCTTAAGTCTTTGCAAATATTTAGCCGATGCCGGATGTGATGCCATTGTGGTTGCTTGTAATACTGCTACTGCTGAAGCCATCAAACATATTCGAGCTGAAGTGCTAGTGCCCGTCATCGGTGTTGAACCAGGCATCAAGCCTGCTGCTATGCAATCTGGAAATGGCATTGTGGGTGTCTTGGCAACTGAAGCCACTCTCAAGAGCGATAAATTCAATGCATTATTAGCCACACTCCCCAATCATTGTCGTTTCATCAAACAAGCTGGCGCTGGACTAGTGCCATTGATTGAAGCTGGCAAAGCGGATAGTGAAGAAACCTTGGAGCTGCTTGCAAAGCATCTGGAGCCCATTCAAGATGCAGGTTCAGATACTTTGGTTTTAGGTTGCACTCATTATCCATTCTTGAGAAACGCGATTCGTAAATTATTAGGTGACACGATCACCCTAATCGATACGAGCGAAGCCGTCGTTCGACAATTAAAGCGTCAATTAGAGCAAATAGACTCCGCTAGTAAATTAACGAAAGGTGCATCCTTAAGAGATCATGGGGCAGTGCACTTTGTGAGCAGCAAAGATGAGCTTACCTTACTCAAGATGGCGCAAGATTTAATGCAGAGTGATCTCGATTCTCACGATGTCAGCTCAAGTTTATTGGGTAGCATTCAATGA
- a CDS encoding fumarate hydratase — protein sequence MTNIKQNDLIQSVADAFQFISYYHPKDFIDAMGKAYSLEKGEAAKDAIAQILTNSRMCAEGHRPLCQDTGIAVVFLKIGMNVQWSDATMSVTDMVNEGVRRAYLNPENTLRASVLADPAGKRKNTGDNTPAVIHYEIVPGDDVEVICAAKGGGSENKAKMVMLNPSDSIVDWVVKTVPTMGAGWCPPGILGIGIGGTPEKAMLMAKEALMGPVDIQELIVRGAKNRVEELRLEIYEKVNKLGIGAQGLGGLATVLDIKILDYPTHAASLPVAMIPNCAATRHVHFHLHGDGPAKLEIPSLSDWPDVTWTPDVQKSKRINLDTLTAEEVASWKPGQTLLLNGKILTGRDAAHKRIQDMLAKGEELPVSFKNRVIYYVGPVDPVGNEVVGPAGPTTSTRMDKFTEMMLAKTGLISMIGKAERGPAAIEAIKKHKSAYLMAVGGAAYLVSKAIQTSKVVGFADLGMEAIYEFDVKDMPVTVAVNSEGISMHETGPKEWQAKIGNIPVTIA from the coding sequence ATGACAAATATCAAACAAAACGATCTCATTCAAAGCGTTGCAGACGCATTCCAGTTCATTTCTTACTACCACCCCAAAGATTTCATTGATGCGATGGGCAAGGCTTACTCCCTTGAAAAAGGCGAAGCTGCCAAGGATGCGATTGCTCAAATTTTGACCAATAGCCGGATGTGCGCTGAAGGTCATCGCCCACTTTGCCAAGATACCGGTATTGCTGTGGTCTTCCTCAAAATTGGTATGAATGTACAGTGGTCAGATGCCACGATGAGCGTCACTGACATGGTGAACGAAGGTGTTCGTCGTGCCTACCTCAATCCAGAAAACACTTTGCGTGCTTCAGTGTTAGCTGACCCTGCAGGCAAACGCAAAAATACTGGCGATAACACCCCAGCAGTGATTCATTATGAAATCGTTCCGGGCGATGATGTTGAAGTGATATGCGCCGCTAAAGGTGGTGGTTCAGAAAACAAAGCCAAGATGGTCATGCTTAATCCTTCCGACTCTATCGTTGACTGGGTAGTGAAGACTGTTCCGACGATGGGCGCCGGTTGGTGCCCTCCCGGCATCCTCGGTATTGGTATTGGGGGTACTCCTGAAAAAGCGATGTTGATGGCTAAAGAAGCTCTGATGGGTCCAGTCGACATTCAAGAGCTGATTGTGCGTGGAGCAAAAAATCGCGTAGAAGAATTGCGTCTCGAGATTTACGAGAAGGTCAATAAATTAGGTATCGGTGCGCAAGGTTTAGGTGGCTTAGCTACTGTGCTTGATATTAAGATCTTGGACTACCCAACCCACGCGGCTTCCTTGCCCGTCGCCATGATTCCTAACTGTGCGGCAACTCGTCACGTGCATTTTCATTTACACGGCGATGGTCCAGCAAAATTAGAGATCCCTTCTCTGTCAGATTGGCCAGATGTTACCTGGACACCTGATGTACAAAAATCCAAACGCATCAATTTAGATACTTTGACCGCCGAGGAAGTAGCGAGCTGGAAACCGGGACAGACACTATTGTTAAACGGCAAAATCTTGACGGGACGCGATGCCGCTCATAAACGCATTCAGGATATGTTGGCTAAAGGCGAAGAATTGCCAGTCAGCTTTAAGAATCGCGTGATCTACTATGTTGGCCCAGTTGATCCAGTTGGCAATGAAGTAGTTGGTCCAGCAGGTCCCACCACTTCCACCCGCATGGATAAGTTCACTGAAATGATGTTAGCTAAAACGGGCTTGATTTCCATGATTGGAAAAGCTGAGCGTGGTCCTGCAGCAATTGAAGCGATCAAGAAACACAAATCTGCTTATCTCATGGCTGTAGGAGGTGCTGCTTACTTAGTATCTAAGGCAATACAAACTTCAAAAGTAGTTGGCTTTGCTGATCTCGGCATGGAAGCAATTTATGAGTTTGATGTCAAAGATATGCCGGTAACCGTTGCCGTGAACTCCGAAGGTATCTCAATGCATGAGACTGGCCCGAAAGAATGGCAAGCGAAGATTGGCAATATTCCAGTCACGATTGCGTAA
- the acs gene encoding acetate--CoA ligase, with product MEPLKQENRVFHPPADFVKGAAIPGMDAYTKLCAEAEKDYDGFWGRLAKENIYWKKPFTKVLDESKAPFYKWFEDGTTNASYNCLDRQVEAGLGDKTAIIFESDDGSVTKVTYKELLERVCKMANALRKMGVKSGDSVIIYMAMTIEGIVAMQACARIGAIHSVVFGGFSAQALRDRIMDVGAVAVITADGQFRGGKALPLKAICDEALSTGECPKVKHVIVSKRTGADIAMTAGRDVWMQDIMAQEATTCEPEWVSAEHPLFILYTSGSTGKPKGVQHSTGGYLLWAILTMKWTFDIKPSDVFWCTADIGWVTGHSYITYGPLAVGATEIVFEGVPTYPNAGRFWDMIQKHNATIFYTAPTAIRSLIKASSNDEAVHPKSYNLTSLRLLGSVGEPINPEAWIWYYENVGGSRCPIADTFWQTETGGHMISPLPGATPMVPGSCTLPLPGIQAAIVDEAGVDVPNGQGGILVVKRPWPSMIRNIWGDPDRFVKSYFPEELGGTLYLAGDGAIRNKDTGYFTITGRIDDVLNVSGHRMGTMEIESCLVANPLVAEAAVVGRPDELTGEAICVFVVLKGGRPTGDEAKKLATELRNWVGKEIGPIAKPKDVRFGDNLPKTRSGKIMRRLLRVIAKGEEVTQDTSTLENPAILDQLKESL from the coding sequence ATGGAACCATTAAAGCAAGAAAACCGCGTATTTCACCCACCTGCAGATTTTGTAAAGGGTGCGGCAATTCCAGGTATGGATGCCTATACCAAGCTTTGTGCTGAAGCGGAAAAAGATTATGACGGTTTCTGGGGGCGTCTTGCAAAAGAAAATATTTACTGGAAAAAGCCGTTTACCAAAGTTTTAGATGAATCTAAAGCGCCTTTCTATAAATGGTTTGAAGATGGCACAACAAACGCTTCTTATAACTGCTTAGATCGTCAAGTCGAAGCCGGCTTAGGCGATAAAACTGCCATCATTTTTGAGTCTGATGACGGTAGCGTTACTAAGGTCACTTACAAAGAGTTGCTTGAGCGCGTGTGCAAAATGGCAAACGCACTGCGCAAAATGGGCGTCAAGTCTGGTGACAGTGTCATTATTTATATGGCAATGACTATCGAGGGCATTGTAGCCATGCAAGCGTGTGCTCGTATCGGTGCAATTCACTCTGTAGTGTTTGGTGGATTCTCGGCGCAAGCCTTGCGCGATCGCATTATGGACGTTGGTGCAGTTGCAGTGATTACTGCTGATGGCCAGTTCCGTGGGGGCAAAGCATTGCCTTTGAAGGCAATTTGCGATGAAGCCCTTTCCACTGGCGAATGTCCTAAGGTAAAGCACGTGATTGTGAGCAAGCGAACTGGTGCTGATATCGCCATGACGGCAGGGCGTGATGTTTGGATGCAAGACATCATGGCTCAGGAAGCGACGACTTGTGAGCCGGAGTGGGTCAGTGCTGAGCACCCATTGTTTATTCTGTACACATCAGGCTCTACTGGTAAACCTAAGGGTGTGCAACACTCCACAGGGGGCTACCTCTTGTGGGCGATTCTTACTATGAAGTGGACCTTTGATATCAAACCTAGCGATGTGTTCTGGTGTACCGCTGACATTGGTTGGGTAACAGGACACTCTTATATTACTTATGGTCCACTCGCAGTGGGTGCCACCGAGATTGTGTTTGAAGGTGTGCCAACCTATCCTAATGCGGGTCGCTTCTGGGACATGATTCAAAAGCACAATGCTACTATTTTTTACACAGCACCAACTGCAATTCGGTCTTTGATCAAAGCGTCGAGCAATGATGAGGCCGTTCATCCAAAGAGCTACAACTTAACTTCCTTACGCCTCTTGGGTTCTGTTGGTGAACCAATCAATCCAGAAGCGTGGATCTGGTACTACGAGAATGTGGGTGGTTCACGTTGTCCAATCGCAGATACGTTCTGGCAAACCGAAACTGGTGGTCATATGATTTCTCCATTGCCAGGTGCAACGCCAATGGTTCCAGGTTCATGTACCTTGCCATTGCCAGGCATTCAAGCAGCTATTGTGGATGAAGCGGGTGTAGACGTGCCTAATGGTCAAGGCGGTATTTTGGTTGTGAAGCGTCCATGGCCTTCCATGATCCGCAACATTTGGGGTGATCCAGATCGCTTTGTGAAGTCTTACTTCCCTGAAGAGTTGGGCGGCACTTTATATCTCGCTGGTGACGGTGCTATTCGTAATAAAGATACTGGTTACTTCACCATTACTGGCCGTATTGATGACGTCTTGAACGTTTCTGGTCACCGCATGGGAACTATGGAAATCGAATCTTGCTTGGTGGCTAATCCATTAGTTGCTGAAGCCGCAGTGGTTGGTCGTCCAGATGAGCTCACTGGTGAAGCGATTTGTGTATTCGTCGTTCTCAAAGGCGGTCGCCCAACAGGTGATGAGGCTAAAAAGCTTGCAACGGAATTGCGTAATTGGGTTGGTAAAGAGATTGGCCCAATTGCTAAGCCAAAAGATGTACGTTTTGGTGATAACTTACCTAAGACCCGTTCGGGCAAGATCATGCGCCGTCTATTGCGTGTAATCGCGAAGGGCGAGGAAGTCACTCAAGATACCTCTACGCTAGAAAACCCAGCGATTTTGGATCAACTCAAAGAGTCTCTCTAA